The following DNA comes from Sorex araneus isolate mSorAra2 chromosome 5, mSorAra2.pri, whole genome shotgun sequence.
GCTGGTGTGTGGCCTCCGGGCCGGGCCCCTGGCCGCCTGCCGGCAGAGGCTCGTGGTGGCCCTGCCTGCGGGACCGAGAAGCCGCCACGGCACGCGGCTCTCCCCTGCGTGCGGCCCGGTGGGGCCCCGGAGACTTGTCCCTGCTCGTGTCCAGCTGCCCCAGTGCCTCGCTGCTTCCCACACTCTGCTGTTCTTCGCCGCTAGGCCGCAACGAGAAGGGGCAGCTGGGACACGGGGACACCAAGAGAGTCGAGGCTCCCAAACTCATCGAGAGTCTCAGCCATGAGGTGATCGTGTCCGCGGCCTGTGGGCGGAACCACACTCTGGCCTTGACAGGTGAGGAGCTGCTGGGTCCTTCTGGGGTCCTCCCGCGTGCACTCACGTCTGCGCTGCCCTGGGGTCCCGTCCCCAGCCGGGCGGGTgtcgcactcagcagtgctcgggaattAGGCCCTGGAGCAATCCAGGCCTCGGAGTGTCCCCCGGCCCCAGTGGGAGCTGGGCCCGAGGCAGGCACATGGTCCGTGACAGGGTTCCTCTGCCCCGTCTTCGGTCAGGGCTGTCCCCTGCGTTTTACCTGGTGGGGAAACTGGGCCGGCTGTTTCCGGACATGGGATCGCAGGTCTGCTCAGGACCTGAGCCTGACTGCCCTGTTGTGACATCACACTTTTCTTCCAGAAACGGGGTCCGTTTTTGCATTTGGAGAGAACAAGATGGGCCAGCTGGGCCTGGGCAACCAGACTGACGCCGTCCCCAGTCCTGCACAGGTACggctcccctcttctctctgcttttgtgttGGGTTCCTCTGTTGTTGGAATTCACCAAATCCTTGTGAAAACAGGGCCGAGATGCTCTGAGTGGAACCAGTTTGATACCTGCTTGCAGTCAGAGAATACCCTGAaaactgtgtttcttttttgaaccAAAACATTTCTCACAGAGGCCTTGTTTTAAATCTCTCCTGGTCTGAAGTAAGAAATGGTGCAGGTGGAACGATGTGTCTTTATCGGCAAGTTCTGAATGTCGGTTTGTGGAGTTGCCTGCCAGGTCCACAGACATAGCACACTTAGTCCTAAGTTAATGTTCGCACATCCTAATGATTTAAGATGAACTTGAAGGGGTGGTGGGATTTTTCCCTATAAGGGGAGCTGTGAGTGTAAGGCTGATTGGGATCTCAGTCATTTAGGTGACCGAGGGCGGGACTTGGATTCCAGCCTCTGGCGGGTGAAATGGTTTGAAGTGCCCCCTGTTGCTAGTCCTTTGCTCTGCGAGGAGTGTAATGATTTCAGAATGAACCGTTTTCTGTGCTCATGCGTCCTCCAGGCCTGCTGGGCTCCTCTGCCTGCTGcccccttctcttccctggaCACTGGCCTGTTCTCTGAGAGCTGCTTCCAGCTTTCCTGTTTAATTACTCAGGGCCTTCGCTGCCTTGCTCAAACTTCCCAATCGTTCGTGAAGGACCTTATTTCTTGCTCACACCTTCAATTAAGACCAATTAGCTAAGTATCTCAACAGTAGTAAAGAGAATACAAAGTTCTCATTCCCCCGCGTGGCAAGAGTGCTTACGGAAGCGTTTACTTCAGAGCTGGGGCTGACAGCCCTGGTGATTCACAGGAGATCGTGAGTGCTGGTGCCATTCTCCTGTCCTGCCGCCCCGCTCTCACGCCCAGGCCAGCTGGTTGGTTCCGTGTTCCCTGGGGCCGGGATGTGCAGGACTAGGCAGTGACGTCGCTTTGACCTGTCTGAGCTCAGCACCATGTGGGGTTGTGGGAAGTATGAGACGACATGTTTGTGCAGGGCCCACATTCCGCCTTGGAATAGCCGCGTCCACTGAGTTTCCGCCATTACCCACAAATTGTTTCCACACCAACCTGCAGAGAGCTAAAGACTCCTGAAACGttcatctcttaaaaaaaaaaaaataggaaaaaggtCTGAAGttcttctgtctttcctttcCAGATAATGTACAACGGCCAGCCAATCACCAAAGTGGCCTGTGGGGCTGAGTTCAGCATGATAATGGACTGCAAAGGAAACCTGTACTCCTTTGGGTGCCCTGAATATGGCCAGCTGGGTATGGAAGTCTTTCTAAAAGCTCTCTAATCTTAACTGTGTATTTAGCGCTGGAAgtcggtgtgtgtgggggtgggctgCACCGCACACACGTCAGAAATGTGGGTCATTGATCTGATAATAGCCTGATCCATTAAGTGGCTCTCGCAGGGCCTGACCGACCCGTCGTAACTCACCGGGCTGAGGCTGAGGCCTAGTCTTCTAGCCTTCCTGGGGTCAGGCTCCTGTCTCCCGAGATTGCtcctcctggtgtggcccccttcGCATCAGCGGGCTCACAGTTGGGGGGAGCTAGGACCACCTCTGTCCTGCATTGGAGGCCAGTCGCCATGGGAAGTGAGGAGTTGACCCAAGTGGAAGTTGGTTCTGCATGACCCGGTCTGGGCTGCTGGGGGCCTGTAGGAGCAGGGAGGACCCCTGGTTTCACCCCCCAGAACGCACTTCCTGAGAGCTCGTGGAGGGCAGCGGCAGACCCGGGGTTCTGCAGTTCTCAGCCGTGACTGACGCGgtctccattttcttttcctgcgTGACATCAGAGTGGTTTTCTGCTCCGAGAGCCTTCCCAGCCCGCAGCCCCTCGCAGAGTAGGAGGTGAGGAGTGGGTGCCCTCTGCTGGCTCCTCAGCCGCACGCCACTCCGGATCCCGCGGCCCCCGCATCTGGGCGTCAGGCTCCGTCATTAGGCTCAGGCAGATGGAGACTGTATAAATAGAACCAGGGGCATCTCGCTGGCCTCAGCCTGGAGGGAACAGTGACTCGAGGAAACTAAATATACCTCCAGTCAGAAGTGAATAAGGAAGAACAGCCCCTTACGTACATTCACTGCATGTTGCCAGGGAGTTGCTGGAGACTGTTGGAGAAACCGTTTCCATGGCCACAGGCCTGGTGCCGGCTCTgtccccaccccggggcccagcAGCGGAAGTGCGTGTCTGGTCTACTTCTGGAAACGTGTAGTTTCCCTGCTGTCGCCGGCTGccccagagctgcagaccagCAGTTTGTGACAGCACATTGATTTTCCTTCAGGGAAAAGGTAAATGTTGCAGGTGCTGATAACAGTAACGATTAGAGCCGGGAGTAGTTTCTGTGTATACTAATAGTAACGATAGTGATGGTTGGCACGGAGTCCTGCAGACCGGACACCCTCCAGAGCCACTACTCAGAATCCCGTTTGCTTACTTCCTGTGCGTCTGAAGGGACGGCGAGAAGTCTTTTATTTTCCCCGTTGAAGCAGTGATTCTTGCTGGTTTGCTTTAACACTTGTTCCCAGGGGACCGGGTTTCTCGGCTAgcgtgcatgctttacatgccgGAGCCCCggtcagttcctggcactgcacggtcaCCAGgacaccactgggaatgaccccccacccccagcactgaaactggagtagcccctgagtagcGCCTGGTGTGGCCCGGAAACCAAAATGGTAGAATAAGAGCTTTTCTCAGGTGTCATTGTCCAAATCCAGAGATCCCCTGGGGGGCTTGGGAGCAGAAATGTTGATCGTGGGAAGGTTTTGTGGCTCCATCTGCCCTGCTCTTTCTTATGGTGCATTTGCCGGGTCTGGCATGAGACGTGCCACTGAATCCTTGCATGGTGCTAGGGCATAGTCACACACGGAAACACAGGGACTGTGCTGGATTTCCGGCCATTCTCGGCCTATTCCGTGGTTTCTTAGCCACTGCAGCCCTCCCCACACTTTGGGTCGTAATTTACTTGGTTGGTGACCCAGAGTGAGAAATCAGTTCTCTGGACCGAGAGGCACGCGTGACAGATTTTCACAAAGTGTTCCTTTTCTGTGGTCAGCATGTCGCTGGGTGCCTTTTCCGGTGGCGCTCTGGCTCTGGGGCCGCGTCAGGTGGTgcgctcaggggctgcttctggctctgtgccgggTCGGATTGGAGCTAGGTAGGCACGGCTGTGGCTGACAGGCCTTGGGGTGGCCTGAGGCTCTGACCGTGGCCCCGAGCTAAGGCCGCCCCTGACTGCTGGCTCCCTGGCCGCCACAGGACACAATTCGGACGGGAAGTTCATTGCCCGAGCGCAGAGGATCGAGTACGACTGTGAGCTGGTGCCCCGGCGCGTGGCCATCTTCATCGAGAAGACCAAGGATGGACAGATCCTGCCAGTCCCAAACGTGGTTGTGCGGGATGTGGCTTGTGGGGCCAACCACACGGTAAGCTCGAGCCTCACATTAGTGGAGAAGGGGCCATGCCAGAGCCCAACACTTGGCTCTGTCGGGTCCTGACTCGGGGCTGAGACTCCCTGCTCTCGGGGAGGCGGTGGGGGTACTGGTCAGGCCGCCACGGGACGTGGCTCGTGTTGACAGCGTCCTCCGGGATGTCCACAAAGGTAGTGGGACAGACAGGCAGCCTGGATTGGGGTCGAGTAAGTATCTTGCTGCCTCTCACAGATACCCCGGGCATCTTTCCAGGTTGATAAACAATATCCCATTCCAAGGACGTTGAgtcatttttaatcattttggtGGTTTCCTTAAAGGTCGCTTTAGATAAATAGCAACAGCTTTTTGGTATGTGTGTCTTTTACCCTTGGTTGCCTTCTTGGAATGGTTTTGCCGAAGAGAGCCTATATATGTCTGTCACCGTTGGTTTTCTTCTCGCATGTTGTGGTGTGTGGCTGCCCGACCCAGCCCTGCCCAAGTCTTCTCCCCTGGTGGGTAGGCTCGCCGTGGCTGCTGCGGGCCGGGTGGCGTCCTTCGGGGGCCCCTTTGTGCAGTGTGGTCAGGGGTTAGGGGGACTCTCGGGTCACGTGACTGTTGGGGTCATATGACTCCTATGTCAGACGGAGGTCTTGGGAGAACCTGAGTCAGGCTTCACCTGGCTGAGATGTTCATGGCGGACGTGGAGGTTGGTCTCCTGTGTacctgggggagggagagcaggggttTAAACCCAGGGCAGGCGGGTCAGTTCTCGGCCCCCTCTGTAGGTGTCATCCTGTACTAGGAAATGCAGTACCTGCCTCACTCTAACAATACAACTTgctaatttaatttttccattttcaatactgaatcaatttatttatttatttattttgcttttttggtcacacctggcgatgcacaggggttattcctggctctgcactcaggaattactcctggcggtgctcaggggaccatatgggatcctgggattcgaacccaggttggccgcatgcaaggccaacgccctacccgctgtgctatcgctccagccccatcaatgcTGAATTTATTCCAGGGCCTGTGTTGGCGTCTTTATTTTCATCTGGGTTGTCTCTTGCTCTTGGACTGGGGACGTCTGAGTTCTGGGCAGCCTCTGGGTCTTGGTTCCCCTAGGTGTGCTCCTTTACCTGCACACCTCCCTCTGCACCGAGGGTGTGTGACGTCTGCTGAAGCACATGCTGTGGAAGGTCAGCTGTGGGGGCCACTGGCCCCGCACCAGCACCACCCCTCAGCCTGGGTCTGCTGCCTCCTGCCCAGTCAGGGTGAGGACCAGTGGCAGGTGGGGTCGGGGGGTCTGTCCTGAGGGCCTTTTTGTACGGGCAGCCCCTTACTGGTGTGGGCAGTTTCACGAATATTttttgaagaacttttttttttttaactgagttgCTGTGATTTCCAATACTGTTATCACACTTCCATGCACACGTGATTCTAGTATCCCCTTTACCACCAGTCTCTTCCCCAGGTCCCAACGGCCCCTCCGGCCAACCCCCTTGTAAACTCAGCTCTGACAATTGGTGTGCCCTTACTTtgctgctttttttaaattttacacatGGGAGAaatttccccccacccaccccattgTACATGTAGGGGaacacctacacacatacagATAGAGCTAATCCCTGGAAATtctacaaaattataaatcaatgatcAGTTGATAAATGTTTTTCAGGAACTTGATACACACacgtgtatatacacatacatacatttaaCGGTTATAGGTAATTTTGtgctgatatattttaaaatttatcagtcGGTAAATCCTACaacttaaaatttattaagaGAAATTTGAATTGGCCTATAAAAGTGTTTTATCTCAAGAATATTGGctttataatagaaaatattatactGCTTAAgtgcattaataagtaaagggttgtaataaaaatctctgggtgtaaaaaacaaaacacccgaTCAGATAAAAAACAATattaaacataaatgaaaaactaatttgTTATTGAAAAGTCTGAAAGCTTTTTGTAAGctagaaatacaatttttaaaattatggccTGAGTGCCATATTAGGTTTTTTTGACCGTGAtagccgtgctcaggaatcacccatggtgggcgtggggaccatatggaatgtcaggggtcgtacccaggtcggtcgcatgtaAGGCACGCGCCCTCCTTACCTGCTCTGAATAAGTGCTGTGCTGAGTGCCTCCTAAGTGTGTTCTTAAGGTAAATGGACATTTGAATCTTCTggtttctggggttttttttgggggggtcacacctggtggcactaaggggtttacttctggttctgtgctctttGATGACttctcacagtgcttgggggggaccatgtggggtgctagggattgaacccaggtagcagtaagcaaggcaaggaccccacctgctatattatcactgtGCCCTCCCCTTACCTTTTTACTCTCTTGAAAGATTGggggtgggccacatctggcagtgctcagggcttactcctggttgtgcactgaGGATCAttccagggctcagggggccatattggTGCTAGGGATCCAGCCTGGTTCAGCTCTGACCCcagtgctagctctccagcccctggcaggaTTTTCTGCTGGGTCACGTGAACAGTGCTCACCTGCTTACGGGAAGAACAGTCTGCTCCTGATGGAGGGACGGCTTGGGACCCGGGTCCTGTTCCCTCTGGGCCAGGAGCCATCAGCGGGGGCGCCGTTCCCTGGGGTCCAGAGCAACAAAGGCCAGGTTGGCACCTGCACGGCGGGCCTGTGACCGTGTCCCGGGTCTCCCTGCAGCTCGTTCTGGACTCCCAGAAGCGCGTCTTCTCCTGGGGCTTCGGTGGCTACGGCCGCCTGGGCCACGCCGAGCAGAAGGACGAGATGGTTCCTCGCCTGGTGAAGCTCTTCGACTTCCCGGGGCGCGGGGCGTCCCAGATCTATGCCGGCTACACCTGCTCATTCGCTGTCAGTGAAGTGGGTGAGTGGGACACGCCCTGCCAGAGACGCGTGTGGAATGTGCGGGGGTGGTGCTCCCTGGCCTCCCGTACTCCTGCTCCCGCCCACAGCGCCAGTGTGCTTCTCTTTCTCCAGGGGGTCTGTTTTTCTGGGGGGCCACCAATACGTCCCGTGAGTCTACTATGTACCCGAAGGCTGTGCAGGACCTGTGTGGCTGGAGAATCCGGAGCCTGGCTTGCGGGTACGTGGCTGGGCCCCTAGCACAAGCCTGGCTTTCTCTGGACCCCTGCACTGTCCCTTGGCCCCAGCAGAAGCAAATGCCCTGCGGTTCACTCTGAGGATCTCATTAGGCACTCTAGTGTTTCTGGGTTTTGGGGGGCAGACAGCTGTGCTGCTGAGTAGCACACCCagaagggctcaggggccacgcgGTGCCAGACATCAGAGCCGGGGCCGTGTGCGTGCCTGGCACATGCTCTGCCCGCTGAGCCACGGGCCGCCCATCTTGTACTCTTGGTGCGAGTGGGTTGGCTGCGTGGCTTTCCTGCACTCACCTGGCTGCCCTGAGGAGTGAGGGTGTCAGGACGGCCCTGGCTTGGTTTCAAAGCCAGGAGGTGGTGCCACACTCCTGGGAGGCCCCGTGGAGGGGGAGGCCCTCGCAGGGAGGTCCGGGACTCTGGCGACCGTCTCTGCCTCCCCCTGCAGGAAGAGCAGCATCATCGTGGCTGCCGACGAGAGCACCATCAGCTGGGGCCCATCGCCCACCTTCGGGGAGCTGGTACGTCTGGCTAGGGAcggagccccaccccaccccgcccgccaGTCTTGGTCCTTGGGCAGCGGCCCACTTTGTACCCACATCAGTACCCCCATGTTCGGGTCAGCATTGAGGGTGCCGCTGTGCCCCTCCAGTGACTGATGCTGGGGCGTGGGTGCTCCCCGTGGCGGGAGCTGTGGCCCTGTGGCTGCCCTGCTCTCCCCAGAGGGTGGGCCCAGCTGGGCTGTTCCACTTGGCCTGGGCCTTGTCGCTCGGTGGGTGGTCCTGGGCCCGTCTGCTGTGCCTGCCTGGGCCATGGATGGAGAGGAGGCCTGGAGGCGGACTCGGTGCTGGAACCATCCCCACACCTGGCGGGTGGCCTCAGAGGGGCCCGTGCAGGCCGCGTCTCGGGATCCCTGACCGTGTGAGAGCCAGCCCTGCCCGGCATTTGGGGGTCAGACCCTCTTTGGGCCCATGAGCGGAGCGTCACTGGCTTTGGAAACTGGGGGGAGTTGGGATGAGGCCGCTTCGTGGCTGAGCAGCCGGGAAGGCGTTTGGAGGACATCCTTGCGGCCGCTGGCCCTGCAGGCTGCGCAGGCTAGCAGGGCCGTGCCGAGCCTCTGCCGTCTCTGGCCTGGGCAGCCAGCAGTCTGCACGTGGGTGGAGCGCTGGGTGCCTCGGGCTCTGACGAGACACCCAGAAGATGCAGGCGTCCCCTCAGGTCACAGCTGAGCCTCTCGTGTCAGTCCGGGGCGGAGCTCATCGGCAGTTGGCTCAGCTTTGTGGGGAAGCAATGCTCCCCACTCCCGGCTGTGGTGTCCCTGAGCGGTGGGCGTGGCCCATGGGTGCTGGGAGCTGGCCTTCCCCTGTCCGGGTTTCAGGGACCCCCATTCCTCTGTCTCCTGTCTGCCTCATCAGGGATACGGAGATCATAAGCCCAAGTCTTCCACTGCGGCCCAAGAGGTGAAGACCCTGGACGGCGTCTTCACAGAGCAGGTGAGCGGGGCTCAGAGGAGCACGGCCCGCGCCTTGCCACCTCCTGGGGGGTCACAGGAGGGTGCAGGAGCTGTTGGCCACTGCTGGGCTCCTCCCAGAGGGGCAGACTCGCCCCAGCAGTCGGTCCCGCCAGGAGGCCAGCTGAGGGGTGCACCTTCCGTGGGGCAGAGTGGGGGTTCTGGGCCCGGAGGAACCGGGAGCAGGAGCCCTGTGTGGCGGCCGGGACGGGCATCGGGGGGCCTCACACGCTGCGCTGCCCTATTCCCAGGTCGCCATGGGCTACTCACACTCCTTGGTGATCGCGAGAGATGAGAGTGAGACCGAGAAGGAGAAGATCAAGAAGCTGCCAGAGTATAACCCCCGAACCCTCTAATGCTCCTGGAGGCTCGTCCCGCCCCGCACCTGCGGCAGCTGTCATTCCCACGGAGACTCATCCCACTCCGCACCTGCCGGAGACTCGTCCCCACTGCACACCTGCGGCAGCTGTCAT
Coding sequences within:
- the RCC2 gene encoding protein RCC2, with product MPRKKAAAAWEEPSSGNGTARAGPRKRGGPAGRKRERPERCSSSSGGGSSGDEDGLELDGAPGAGKRAARPAAAKAGAAVIITEPEHTKERVKLEGSKCKGQLLIFGATNWDLIGRKEVPKQQAAYRNLGQNLWGPHRYGCLSGVRVRTVVSGSCAAHSLLITTEGKLWSWGRNEKGQLGHGDTKRVEAPKLIESLSHEVIVSAACGRNHTLALTETGSVFAFGENKMGQLGLGNQTDAVPSPAQIMYNGQPITKVACGAEFSMIMDCKGNLYSFGCPEYGQLGHNSDGKFIARAQRIEYDCELVPRRVAIFIEKTKDGQILPVPNVVVRDVACGANHTLVLDSQKRVFSWGFGGYGRLGHAEQKDEMVPRLVKLFDFPGRGASQIYAGYTCSFAVSEVGGLFFWGATNTSRESTMYPKAVQDLCGWRIRSLACGKSSIIVAADESTISWGPSPTFGELGYGDHKPKSSTAAQEVKTLDGVFTEQVAMGYSHSLVIARDESETEKEKIKKLPEYNPRTL